TGCAGCGGCACCTTCAGGTGCAGCTTCTGCGAAGCGTCGACGCGCTGGAAGTCGATGTGCAGCACTTGCTGCTTGTAGGCGTGCCACTGGGTGTCACGCAGCACCACGGTTTCCTTGGCGCCTTCGACGTTGATCGACAGCACGGAGGCGTGGAAGGCTTCCTTCTTCAGCAGGTGGTACAGCTCGTTGTGGTCGAGCGTGATCGGCTGGGCATCCTTGCCGGCACCGTAGATGATGCCCGGCACTTGAGCGGCGCGACGCAGGCGGCGGCTCGCACTCGATCCCTGTCCTTCGCGCTTGGTAGCGTTGAATTCGATGGTCATGTTGAAAAACTCCTGGTTGAAGAACCTTCGCCCGCGACCAGGCGAAGATGGAAAAACCGCGGCTGGGCCGCGGTTCGAAACTTATTCCATGAACAGCGAGGAAACCGATTCCTCGTTGCTGATCCGCAGCACCGTGTCGGCCAGCAGCGAGGCGACCGAGACTTGGCGGATGCGCGAGCTGGCCTTGGCGTCGTCGCGCAGCGGGATGGTGTCGGTGACGACGAGTTCGTCGAGTTCGGAGTCGTTGATGCGCGACACCGCGGCGCCGGACAGCACCGCGTGGGTACAGTAGGCGAGCACGCGCTTGGCGCCGTGTTCCTTGAGCGCGCTGGCGGCCTTGCACAGCGTGCCGGCGGTATCGACGATGTCGTCCATGATCACACAGGTGCGGCCGTCCACCTCACCAATGATGTTCATGACTTCGGACACGTTGGCTTTCGGGCGGCGCTTGTCGATGATCGCCAGGTCGCATTCCATGCGCTTGGCGAAGGCGCGCGCACGCACCACGCCGCCGACGTCCGGCGACACCACCATCAGGTCGTCGTACTTCTGCTTGTCGAGGTCGGCCAGCAGCACCGGTGCGGCATAGACGTTATCGACCGGGATGTCGAAGAAGCCCTGGATCTGGTCGGCGTGCAGGTCCATCGTCAGCACGCGCTGAACGCCGACGGCCTGCAGCATGTTGGCGACGACCTTGGCCGTGATCGGTACCCGCGCCGAGCGCGGGCGGCGGTCCTGGCGGGCGTAGCCGAAGTAGGGGATGGCGGCGGTGATGCGGCCGGCGGAGGCGCGCTTCAGCGCGTCGACCAGCACCAGCAGTTCCATCAGGTTTTCGTTGGTGGGCGCACAGGTCGGCTGCAGGATGAAGACGTCCTTGCCGCGGACGTTTTCGAGCAGTTCGACGTTGACCTCGCCGTCGGAGAAGCGGCCCACCGTGACCGAACCGAGGGAGATGCCCAGGCGACGCGCCACGTCGGCAGCGAGCTTGGGATTGGCGTTGCCGGTGAAGACCATCAGGCTGCCGTAGGGCATGACCGAATCTCCGATGCCGAAAGAATGAAACCGTAGTCAAAAACAACACGGGCAGGCCCGTGGCCTGCCCGTCGTCGTTTGGCTGGGGAGGAAGGATTCGAACCCTCGAATGCCGGAATCAAAATCCGGTGCCTTAACCGACTTGGCGACTCCCCAAGAAACCTTTTTCGTCAGCTAGTCGAGCAAACCGTACAACGGATGCCGCGCCAGGCTTTTCGCCTTCCAGGCTTTCCAGCGTGCGGGACAGAGGCTGACGATTTCGTCTGCTTCGATTTCCGAAGCCACCTCGGCAAACACGCATGCGCCTGAGCCGGTCATCCGCGCTGGTGCGTAGTGCTCCAGCCAGTTTATTGCCCGTCCTACTTCCGGATATCGACTACAGGCCGTTGCTTGTAAGTCGTTTCGGGTAGGGCTCGCTGCGAAGTCCGCTATTCTGATTGGGGGTGTATCCCGAGTCAAGCCCTTTGCTGAAAAAATCTCGGCGGTGGGCACGCTGACCTCTGGTGACAGCACCACATACACGGCTGCAGGCAGCGCCAGCGGCTGGAAGGCTTCGCCCACGCCCTCGGCAAAGGCGTCGCGGCCATAGATGAAGAACGGAACGTCAGCGCCGAGCGCGAGCCCGAGCTGTTGCAGGTCGGCGCGGGTGAGGCCGGTCTGCCACAGATGGTTGAGCGCAATCAGTGTGGTCGCGGCGTCCGAACTGCCACCGCCGACGCCCCCTCCCATTGGTAATACCTTGTGCAGCGTGATGTCCGCACCGAGCGGCGTGCCTGTGGCCTGCTGCAGGCGGCGCGCGGCGCGCACGACCAGATCGTCGTCCTCGGCGACGCCGGCCACCTGGTTGGTGCGGCGGATGAGGCCGTCGTCGCGCACGCGGAAGTCCAGGCGGTCGCCCCAGTCGAGCAGCCGGAATGCGGTCTGCAGCAGGTGGTAGCCGTCGTCGCGGCGTCCGACGACATGCAGGAACAGGTTCAGCTTGGCCGGCGCGGGGCAGCCGGCGAGGACACCGCTGTTGGTCATTGCAGCAGCTCCCACTGGTCGATGATCAGCCGGATGCGTGCGTCGCCGCGGGAGACTTCTACCCGGGTGGGGAGTGTGCGGGCGCGCGTATCCGGATACTCGAGATAATCGACGCGCCAGCCCTGATCGATCACCAGCGCCGGGCGGCCCGCCGCGTCCAGTTCGCGCACTTCGGCGCCCGGCGGCGGCGCGGCCTGCACCCAGTGCGCCAGGCGCGAAACCGGCACGCCAAAGCCGAACACGCGCGGCATCAGGGCCTCGGCGTTTTCCGCCTGGTAGCGCTGGCCGTCGCTGGTCAGCAGCTCGGCGCCGGTCGGCGAACTGATCAGGCGCGCGGCAATCTGCCCCAGTGGCGAATAGACGGTCACCTCGTCGCCCGCGGCGTCGTGCTGCCATTCGATCCGTCCGCTGGCGCCCTGATTGCCGTCGCTGGCGGACATCCGGCCGCCGAGGAAAAACTGCGCGCTGACTTCGCGGAGTACCGCGCGTTCGGCGCGCGGCGTCGGCGTGGCGCAGGCGGACAGCAGTGCGCCCGCGACGCAGGCCAGCGCCGCGAGGAATCGGCGAGCCGGCCTCATGGCTTGCGCAGGCGCACGGCGGTGTCGCGCAGCACGGTGTTGTCGGGATGGGCGCGCAAGGCTTCGTCGAACAGCCGGTTGGCGTCCTCGCGGCGGTCCAGGCGCCACAGCACTTCGCCCAGGTGGGCGGCAATCTCGGGGTCCGCGCGGATGCCGTAGGCCCGTTGCAGGTGTGTGGCGGCATCCTGCAGGTGGCCCTGGCGGAAACGCACCCAACCGAGACTGTCGAGAATGAAGGGGTCTTCGGGCGAGAGTTCGAGTGCGCGCTCGATCAGCTGCTGCGCTTCCTCCAGGCGTTGACCGCGGTCCGCCAGCGAGTAACCGAGCGCGTTGTAGGCGTGGGCGTGGTCCGGGGCGAGCGCGATGACCTTGCGCAGCCGGCCTTCCATCACTTCCATGCGGTCCAGCCGTTCGGCCAGCATGGCCGATTCGTAGAGCAGGTCGGTGTCGTCCGGTGCGCCGCGCAATGCCTGGTCCACGACCTGCAGCGCTTCCGCACTCCGGTCCGCATCGCGCAGCAACTGGGCTTCGGCCAGGATGAAGCGGCGGCGCGCGT
Above is a window of Azoarcus olearius DNA encoding:
- the ispE gene encoding 4-(cytidine 5'-diphospho)-2-C-methyl-D-erythritol kinase, which translates into the protein MTNSGVLAGCPAPAKLNLFLHVVGRRDDGYHLLQTAFRLLDWGDRLDFRVRDDGLIRRTNQVAGVAEDDDLVVRAARRLQQATGTPLGADITLHKVLPMGGGVGGGSSDAATTLIALNHLWQTGLTRADLQQLGLALGADVPFFIYGRDAFAEGVGEAFQPLALPAAVYVVLSPEVSVPTAEIFSAKGLTRDTPPIRIADFAASPTRNDLQATACSRYPEVGRAINWLEHYAPARMTGSGACVFAEVASEIEADEIVSLCPARWKAWKAKSLARHPLYGLLD
- the lolB gene encoding lipoprotein insertase outer membrane protein LolB, with translation MRPARRFLAALACVAGALLSACATPTPRAERAVLREVSAQFFLGGRMSASDGNQGASGRIEWQHDAAGDEVTVYSPLGQIAARLISSPTGAELLTSDGQRYQAENAEALMPRVFGFGVPVSRLAHWVQAAPPPGAEVRELDAAGRPALVIDQGWRVDYLEYPDTRARTLPTRVEVSRGDARIRLIIDQWELLQ
- a CDS encoding ribose-phosphate pyrophosphokinase; amino-acid sequence: MPYGSLMVFTGNANPKLAADVARRLGISLGSVTVGRFSDGEVNVELLENVRGKDVFILQPTCAPTNENLMELLVLVDALKRASAGRITAAIPYFGYARQDRRPRSARVPITAKVVANMLQAVGVQRVLTMDLHADQIQGFFDIPVDNVYAAPVLLADLDKQKYDDLMVVSPDVGGVVRARAFAKRMECDLAIIDKRRPKANVSEVMNIIGEVDGRTCVIMDDIVDTAGTLCKAASALKEHGAKRVLAYCTHAVLSGAAVSRINDSELDELVVTDTIPLRDDAKASSRIRQVSVASLLADTVLRISNEESVSSLFME
- a CDS encoding 50S ribosomal protein L25/general stress protein Ctc, which gives rise to MTIEFNATKREGQGSSASRRLRRAAQVPGIIYGAGKDAQPITLDHNELYHLLKKEAFHASVLSINVEGAKETVVLRDTQWHAYKQQVLHIDFQRVDASQKLHLKVPLHFVNGDNAPAVKLGGNIIAHVMTELDVQCLPSSLPEFIEVDLAALEAGQSIHVSQLKLPAGVEAVHHGEGDPVVASAQTTRGAAAAEGEGEAA